In Providencia sneebia DSM 19967, one DNA window encodes the following:
- the dut gene encoding dUTP diphosphatase produces MKKIDLKILDPRIGNEFPLPAYATSGSAGLDLRACLDSAIELTPGQTELIPTGLAIHIADQQLAAVILPRSGLGHKHGIVLGNLVGLIDSDYQGQLMVSVWNRGDTTFTIEPGERIAQMVLVPVVQAEFNIVDDFDATERGTGGFGHSGRQ; encoded by the coding sequence ATGAAAAAAATTGACCTAAAAATACTTGACCCTCGTATTGGTAACGAGTTTCCTCTACCCGCTTATGCAACTTCAGGTTCTGCCGGCTTAGATTTACGTGCTTGCCTTGATAGCGCTATTGAGTTAACACCGGGTCAAACTGAGCTAATTCCAACTGGGCTAGCAATTCATATTGCAGATCAGCAACTCGCAGCTGTCATTTTGCCTCGCTCAGGATTAGGCCATAAACACGGTATTGTTCTGGGGAATCTTGTGGGCTTAATCGACTCGGATTACCAAGGCCAATTGATGGTTTCTGTATGGAATAGAGGTGATACGACATTTACTATTGAACCCGGTGAACGTATTGCTCAAATGGTCTTAGTACCTGTTGTCCAAGCTGAATTTAATATTGTTGATGATTTTGATGCGACAGAACGCGGAACTGGCGGTTTTGGGCATTCAGGTCGCCAATAA
- a CDS encoding integrase domain-containing protein — MHASDTALFLVDWSGYMARKIKPLSPTAVANARAKSDNSGKLKDTIYRDGDGLELLAKVSGSRRWYFRYYKPITQNRTMIGLGEYPSISLANARRIRDEYKVLLAQKIDPVDWCKQQSVLAKEANANTLRSVAEQWLVMKKTIVSENYIKNIWRGLDKYVLVNLGDIPVSSLKRAMLVAVLKPVEAKGKHETVRYLTQRTVEIMEFAMNLGLVDANPFTSVHKVFIKADRKHHPTIRPEKLPELIAALSIAQIELPTRLLIEWQLLTAVRPGEAAKTRWSEIDIDNKVWVIPPETMKMKRAHTVPLSQPALDILKTMHSITGSREFVFTHRTKPTEHMSTQTANQVLKRIGYKGVLTSHGIRSIVSTAMNEAEFIPDAIEAVLAHGERNMVRAAYNRATYLEQRIEMMDWWGRIVKQASQDAQKILDGVNNAI; from the coding sequence GTGCATGCTAGTGACACTGCACTATTTTTAGTTGATTGGAGTGGTTACATGGCTAGAAAAATAAAACCGTTATCTCCTACCGCCGTCGCAAACGCTAGGGCGAAGTCAGATAATTCTGGAAAATTAAAAGATACCATTTATAGGGATGGGGACGGCCTAGAACTTCTCGCTAAAGTGTCGGGCTCTCGTCGTTGGTATTTTAGATATTACAAGCCGATTACTCAGAACAGAACAATGATTGGATTAGGTGAATACCCATCAATTAGTTTAGCCAATGCCCGTAGAATTAGAGATGAATACAAAGTGTTATTGGCTCAAAAAATTGATCCTGTAGATTGGTGCAAGCAACAATCGGTTTTAGCTAAAGAGGCTAACGCGAATACGTTACGCAGTGTTGCGGAACAGTGGCTAGTAATGAAAAAAACTATTGTTAGCGAAAACTATATAAAAAATATTTGGCGCGGTTTAGATAAATATGTTCTTGTTAACCTTGGCGATATCCCCGTTTCTTCATTAAAAAGAGCGATGTTAGTCGCAGTACTGAAACCTGTAGAGGCGAAAGGTAAACATGAAACGGTGCGCTATCTTACCCAGCGCACCGTAGAAATAATGGAGTTTGCTATGAATCTAGGCTTGGTAGATGCAAACCCCTTTACTTCTGTACATAAGGTATTTATTAAAGCAGATAGAAAACACCACCCAACAATCAGACCTGAAAAGCTACCTGAACTAATAGCAGCGTTGTCTATAGCCCAAATTGAGCTTCCTACACGCTTGCTTATTGAATGGCAGCTATTAACGGCGGTAAGACCAGGGGAGGCGGCTAAAACACGTTGGTCTGAGATTGATATTGATAACAAAGTATGGGTTATTCCTCCTGAAACAATGAAAATGAAGCGAGCACATACAGTTCCTTTAAGTCAACCTGCTCTAGATATATTAAAAACGATGCACTCGATCACTGGCTCAAGGGAGTTTGTATTTACTCATCGAACTAAGCCCACTGAACATATGAGTACCCAAACCGCTAACCAAGTACTAAAACGAATTGGATATAAGGGGGTTCTTACGTCGCATGGGATACGCTCTATCGTTAGTACTGCTATGAATGAGGCAGAGTTTATACCGGATGCAATAGAGGCCGTGTTGGCGCACGGAGAGCGAAATATGGTGAGGGCTGCTTATAACCGTGCGACATATCTTGAGCAGCGTATAGAAATGATGGATTGGTGGGGGCGAATTGTGAAACAGGCTTCTCAAGATGCTCAAAAGATACTTGACGGAGTTAACAATGCAATATGA
- a CDS encoding UPF0758 domain-containing protein, producing the protein MENKGDLKPREKMLAYGAAALTDAELLAIFLRTGSQGEPVLYLAERLLKEFGSLYLILQADYAQLTKCKGMGLCKFTQFQAVSELARRFFAEQFMHENMNKHSNVFDYIRFNS; encoded by the coding sequence ATGGAAAATAAAGGTGATTTAAAACCACGAGAGAAGATGCTGGCTTACGGTGCAGCTGCATTAACTGATGCAGAATTACTTGCCATATTTCTCCGCACTGGCAGCCAAGGAGAGCCGGTTTTGTATCTTGCAGAGCGGCTATTAAAGGAGTTTGGTTCCTTATATCTTATTTTGCAGGCAGATTATGCACAATTGACTAAATGCAAAGGAATGGGACTTTGTAAATTTACGCAATTTCAAGCGGTTAGCGAATTAGCACGGCGTTTTTTCGCTGAACAATTTATGCACGAGAATATGAACAAGCATTCGAATGTATTCGATTATATTCGTTTTAATTCTTAA
- a CDS encoding helix-turn-helix transcriptional regulator translates to MTINEPMLTKQEVKARLHYKSDSGFYEFLKRTPSFPKPVKLGLRRIGWAASEIDAYLDEQLNAREGYENA, encoded by the coding sequence ATGACTATTAATGAACCGATGTTAACTAAGCAAGAAGTCAAAGCACGACTTCATTACAAGTCTGATAGCGGCTTTTATGAGTTTTTAAAAAGAACGCCTTCGTTCCCTAAACCCGTCAAATTAGGTTTAAGACGTATTGGTTGGGCTGCCAGCGAGATCGACGCTTATTTAGACGAGCAGCTTAATGCTCGTGAGGGTTATGAAAATGCCTAA
- a CDS encoding DUF7210 family protein translates to MLGLATHEPLQLLIHAGTHAGKLYGKGESLHVDAATQAWLELNNIAKPKANTPKKSIEESAVALSPVSTVSQPNEKGEV, encoded by the coding sequence GTGTTGGGATTGGCAACGCATGAGCCTCTTCAATTACTAATACATGCTGGTACCCATGCGGGAAAACTCTACGGCAAAGGAGAATCACTGCATGTAGATGCGGCAACACAGGCTTGGTTAGAGCTAAACAATATAGCCAAACCCAAAGCCAATACCCCTAAAAAATCGATTGAGGAGAGTGCTGTTGCACTTTCCCCAGTATCAACAGTTTCTCAGCCTAATGAGAAAGGAGAAGTCTAA
- the pyrE gene encoding orotate phosphoribosyltransferase, with translation MKAYQREFIELAMKKEVLKFGEFTLKSGRKSPYFFNAGLFNTGRDLALVGQFYAQALLDSAIECDVIFGPAYKGIPIATTTAVALADHHDIDMPYCFNRKEAKDHGEGGVLVGSPLQGRVVVVDDVITAGTAIRESMEIIKQHKATLNGVLLCLDRQEKGKTDISAVQEIERDYFCKVYSIITMSDLITYLTERGDMQEHLAAMEVYRQQYGI, from the coding sequence ATGAAAGCCTATCAGCGCGAATTTATTGAGCTTGCCATGAAAAAAGAGGTACTTAAATTTGGTGAGTTTACGCTGAAATCAGGCCGTAAAAGCCCTTATTTCTTTAATGCTGGGCTATTTAATACGGGACGTGATCTGGCTCTTGTCGGTCAATTTTATGCGCAAGCGCTTCTTGATAGTGCTATTGAGTGTGATGTTATTTTTGGTCCTGCCTATAAAGGTATTCCAATTGCAACCACGACAGCCGTTGCACTGGCTGACCATCATGATATTGATATGCCATATTGCTTTAATCGTAAAGAAGCAAAAGATCATGGTGAAGGTGGTGTGTTGGTTGGCAGTCCATTGCAGGGGCGTGTTGTAGTTGTTGATGATGTTATTACAGCGGGAACTGCTATTCGTGAATCAATGGAAATTATCAAGCAACATAAAGCAACATTAAATGGTGTTTTATTATGTCTTGACCGCCAAGAAAAAGGGAAAACTGATATTTCCGCCGTACAAGAAATTGAACGAGACTATTTTTGTAAGGTTTACTCGATCATCACTATGAGTGATTTGATTACTTATTTGACTGAGCGCGGAGATATGCAAGAACATCTTGCTGCAATGGAAGTCTACCGCCAGCAATATGGTATTTAA
- a CDS encoding YicC/YloC family endoribonuclease: MIRSMTAFARRDIKGEWGSAAWELRSVNQRYLETYIRLPEQFRSLEPVIRERIRSRLTRGKVECNLRFELNGAHQSELILNEDLARQLIRAANWVKNYSHEGEVNPLEILRWPGVMSAGEQDLDAISEQLLVGLDETLDAFIQSREAEGATLHALIEQRLDGVLVEVAKVRQHMPEILQWQRDRLQTKLDDADIQVDSNRLEQELILLAQRIDVAEELDRLESHVKETRNILKKKEANGRRLDFMMQEFNRESNTLASKSINSEVTNCAVELKVLIEQMREQIQNIE; encoded by the coding sequence ATGATCCGTAGTATGACCGCTTTTGCCCGCCGTGATATTAAAGGGGAATGGGGGAGTGCGGCCTGGGAGCTGCGTTCCGTTAATCAACGCTATCTGGAAACTTATATCCGCCTTCCAGAACAATTTCGCAGCCTTGAGCCCGTCATCCGTGAGCGAATTCGTTCACGTTTAACCCGTGGTAAAGTTGAGTGTAACTTACGTTTTGAATTAAACGGCGCACACCAAAGTGAGCTGATCCTTAACGAAGATTTAGCCCGCCAGCTTATCAGAGCTGCTAACTGGGTTAAAAACTATAGCCATGAAGGTGAAGTGAATCCATTAGAAATCTTGCGTTGGCCGGGTGTTATGTCAGCTGGAGAGCAAGATTTAGATGCCATCAGTGAGCAACTATTAGTTGGCTTAGATGAAACTTTGGATGCTTTTATTCAAAGTCGTGAAGCTGAAGGTGCAACACTGCATGCATTGATTGAGCAACGCCTTGATGGTGTTTTAGTCGAGGTCGCAAAAGTTCGCCAACATATGCCTGAAATACTTCAATGGCAACGTGACCGCTTACAAACTAAATTAGACGATGCTGATATTCAGGTGGACAGTAACCGTTTAGAACAAGAATTAATTCTTCTTGCTCAGCGAATTGATGTTGCTGAAGAGCTTGATCGGCTCGAATCTCATGTCAAAGAAACCCGTAATATTCTTAAGAAAAAAGAAGCGAATGGACGTCGACTTGATTTTATGATGCAAGAGTTTAACCGCGAATCAAATACGCTGGCATCAAAATCAATTAATAGCGAAGTTACCAATTGTGCAGTAGAGCTAAAAGTATTAATTGAGCAGATGAGAGAACAGATTCAAAACATTGAGTAA
- a CDS encoding DUF6631 family protein, whose translation MSESLAILLPERTLTLAGKEVVVHEYTLAEQLKYRAPLKAISDGFKALMLNSPEAEVSLDALYDLMGQLANEVIQAVAVSCGESVEWVSALTGEDSDALLMVWWGVNAPFFTRSAVREKMIEMAKARQARLIGQASSPVLSPTDTTTVHSPITQPDN comes from the coding sequence ATGAGTGAGTCATTAGCCATTTTACTCCCCGAGCGCACATTGACACTGGCAGGCAAAGAGGTGGTGGTGCATGAATACACCTTAGCAGAACAGCTTAAGTATCGTGCGCCACTTAAGGCGATCAGTGACGGTTTTAAAGCACTCATGCTTAATTCGCCAGAGGCCGAAGTCTCACTGGATGCGCTGTATGACTTGATGGGTCAGCTTGCCAATGAAGTTATACAGGCTGTCGCGGTGTCATGCGGTGAATCTGTCGAGTGGGTCAGTGCGTTAACGGGTGAGGATAGCGACGCCCTTTTAATGGTGTGGTGGGGTGTCAATGCGCCTTTTTTTACCCGGAGTGCCGTGCGCGAAAAGATGATCGAAATGGCAAAAGCTCGGCAAGCCCGGTTGATTGGGCAAGCGTCTTCGCCTGTCTTGTCGCCCACGGACACGACTACCGTGCACTCCCCCATTACACAGCCAGACAATTAA
- the slmA gene encoding nucleoid occlusion factor SlmA yields MAEKVITKKRNRREEILQSLALMLESSDGNQRITTAKLAASVGVSEAALYRHFPSKMKMFDSLIEFIEDSLVSRINLILTDEKDTITRIKLILALILGFSERNPGLTRIMTGHALMFEQDRLQGRINQLFDRIESQLRQVLKEKKLRDGQGFIHDESLLATQLLAFCEGMLSRFVRSEFRYRPSVEFEARWPLILAQLQ; encoded by the coding sequence ATGGCAGAAAAAGTGATAACAAAAAAACGCAACAGGCGGGAAGAAATTTTACAATCACTCGCACTGATGTTGGAAAGTAGCGATGGTAATCAACGAATTACCACTGCAAAATTAGCAGCAAGTGTTGGCGTATCAGAAGCCGCTCTCTATCGCCATTTTCCAAGTAAAATGAAAATGTTCGATAGCTTAATCGAGTTTATTGAAGATTCATTAGTTTCACGTATTAATCTTATACTGACTGATGAAAAGGATACTATTACCCGAATTAAGCTAATACTAGCACTCATTTTAGGTTTTTCAGAAAGAAACCCTGGCCTAACTCGAATTATGACAGGCCATGCACTGATGTTTGAACAAGATAGGTTACAAGGCCGTATCAATCAATTATTCGACCGAATTGAGTCTCAATTACGACAAGTACTTAAAGAAAAAAAATTACGAGATGGCCAAGGCTTTATCCATGATGAGTCTCTACTTGCGACTCAATTACTGGCATTTTGTGAAGGGATGTTGTCTCGTTTTGTGCGCTCTGAATTTCGCTATCGCCCATCTGTCGAATTTGAAGCGCGCTGGCCTTTAATTTTAGCTCAACTACAATAA
- a CDS encoding AraC family transcriptional regulator, with the protein MSGLALCRYTTTTESEGWMYEPSLAIAAQGAKKITIGLETNCYRPMNMLLTSSDIPTFANVCEASKEAPFLAILLKLDLSLLPELLAENRFELLQESNQHRAQQIVPATAPILQAVTRLIKLIDTPEDVPFIAPLIQKEILYYLLRSNGGSRQQLLASQHPQCRQINQALDWVKLHYRDTIRIEDLTTLVGMSTSSFHFHFKNRTGMTPLQYQKWLRLNEARRIMLIEMADVSEAAFRVGYESPSQFSREYHRLFGLAPLKDIQRLKISDTERVS; encoded by the coding sequence ATTTCTGGATTAGCGCTGTGTCGCTATACAACAACGACAGAATCAGAAGGTTGGATGTATGAGCCAAGTTTGGCTATTGCTGCTCAAGGTGCAAAAAAAATAACAATAGGCTTAGAAACAAATTGTTATCGCCCTATGAATATGCTTTTGACATCATCTGATATACCCACCTTTGCTAACGTCTGTGAAGCATCTAAAGAGGCACCATTTTTAGCCATCTTACTCAAATTAGACCTCTCTTTATTGCCTGAATTATTAGCGGAGAATCGATTTGAATTATTGCAAGAGAGCAATCAACATAGAGCCCAACAAATCGTTCCTGCCACAGCACCAATATTACAAGCAGTGACTAGACTTATTAAACTGATTGATACACCAGAAGATGTACCTTTCATTGCTCCTTTGATCCAAAAAGAGATCCTTTATTACTTATTACGATCAAATGGTGGTTCAAGACAGCAGTTATTAGCATCGCAACATCCTCAATGCCGTCAAATTAATCAAGCTCTTGATTGGGTTAAGCTGCATTATCGTGACACTATCCGTATTGAAGATTTGACTACGTTAGTAGGAATGAGTACCTCTTCATTTCATTTCCACTTTAAAAACCGAACGGGTATGACACCATTACAATATCAAAAATGGCTACGCCTTAATGAAGCTCGACGTATTATGTTAATTGAAATGGCAGACGTCTCTGAAGCTGCATTTAGAGTGGGATATGAAAGTCCATCACAATTTAGTCGTGAATATCATCGATTATTTGGTCTCGCCCCTTTAAAAGATATCCAACGATTAAAAATATCTGACACTGAAAGGGTATCTTAG
- the rph gene encoding ribonuclease PH, which yields MRPAGRMADQMRPIKITRNYTKHAEGSVLIEFGDTKVLCNATVEEGVPRFLKGQGQGWVTAEYGMLPRATNSRNQREAAKGKQTGRTMEIQRLIARSLRAAVDLKKLGEYTITLDCDVIQADGGTRTAAISGACVALVDALNGMVENGKLKSSPLKSMVAAVSVGIVDGQALCDLEYVEDSAAETDMNVVMMDDGRMIEVQGTAEGEPFCHDELLNLLALAKEGLASIFEAQRDALK from the coding sequence ATGCGTCCAGCAGGTAGAATGGCAGACCAAATGCGCCCAATTAAAATCACACGTAACTATACCAAGCATGCGGAAGGTTCTGTTCTGATTGAGTTTGGCGATACTAAGGTGTTATGTAACGCAACAGTAGAAGAAGGCGTTCCTCGTTTTCTAAAAGGACAAGGCCAAGGTTGGGTCACAGCAGAATATGGCATGTTACCTCGCGCGACTAATTCACGTAACCAGCGTGAAGCGGCAAAAGGCAAGCAAACTGGCCGCACAATGGAAATCCAACGATTGATTGCGCGTTCATTACGTGCAGCGGTTGACCTAAAAAAATTAGGTGAATATACAATTACATTAGATTGCGATGTGATACAAGCTGATGGCGGTACACGCACTGCTGCAATATCCGGTGCTTGCGTTGCGCTTGTTGATGCTTTAAATGGCATGGTCGAAAATGGAAAACTCAAGAGTAGTCCATTGAAATCAATGGTAGCCGCTGTTTCTGTCGGTATTGTTGATGGTCAAGCGCTGTGTGATCTTGAATATGTTGAAGATTCAGCAGCAGAAACAGATATGAATGTGGTCATGATGGATGATGGTCGAATGATTGAAGTTCAGGGAACTGCAGAAGGAGAACCTTTCTGCCATGATGAACTTCTTAATTTACTTGCTCTAGCCAAAGAGGGGCTAGCATCCATATTTGAAGCTCAACGAGATGCGTTGAAGTAA
- the coaBC gene encoding bifunctional phosphopantothenoylcysteine decarboxylase/phosphopantothenate--cysteine ligase CoaBC — MTQLAGKKIVIGISGGIAAYKIPELTRRLRDQGAAVRIVMTEGAKAFITPLTLQAVSGHPVSDDLLDPAAEAAMGHIELAKWADMIILAPATADLIARLNAGMANDLLTTVCLASAAPIALVPAMNQQMYRAAATQENLIRLQQRQYMIWGPDDGSQACGDVGPGRMINPLDIVQLTSEYFNRQADLRGLKVMITAGPTREALDPVRFISNHSSGKMGFAIAQAASQRGADVTLIAGPVNLPTPTGVTRVDVISGIDMYEQVHQSVSSQNIFIGCAAVADYRAKSIAENKIKKQGEEVVITLVKNPDIVASVGALTENRPYVVGFAAETQNVEEYAKQKRQQKQLDLICANDVSLADNGFNSDNNALHLFDAVGDVRLPHTNKLELSHYLLDEILQRYEKN; from the coding sequence ATGACACAGCTAGCAGGCAAAAAAATTGTTATTGGTATTAGTGGTGGTATCGCTGCCTATAAAATTCCAGAACTAACCCGCCGTTTACGAGATCAAGGCGCTGCCGTTCGTATCGTAATGACAGAGGGAGCTAAAGCCTTCATTACGCCTTTAACATTACAAGCCGTTTCCGGGCATCCTGTATCGGACGATTTACTCGACCCTGCCGCAGAAGCTGCCATGGGGCATATTGAGCTCGCAAAATGGGCTGATATGATTATTTTGGCACCTGCTACCGCTGATTTAATTGCTAGACTTAATGCTGGGATGGCAAATGATTTGCTCACCACTGTCTGTCTTGCTTCCGCGGCTCCCATTGCTCTTGTTCCTGCAATGAATCAACAAATGTACCGCGCAGCCGCAACACAAGAAAATTTAATCAGATTGCAACAACGCCAATATATGATTTGGGGGCCAGATGATGGTAGCCAAGCATGTGGTGATGTTGGACCTGGTCGAATGATTAACCCACTAGACATTGTCCAGCTCACCAGCGAATACTTTAATCGTCAAGCTGACTTACGTGGTTTAAAAGTCATGATTACAGCTGGCCCAACTCGTGAGGCTCTCGATCCTGTGCGCTTTATTAGTAATCACAGTTCAGGCAAAATGGGATTTGCTATTGCTCAAGCAGCTAGCCAACGAGGTGCTGATGTCACGCTTATTGCGGGGCCTGTAAATTTGCCAACGCCAACGGGTGTGACTCGTGTTGATGTTATCAGTGGAATTGATATGTATGAGCAGGTTCATCAATCTGTTTCATCACAAAACATTTTTATTGGCTGTGCTGCTGTGGCAGATTATCGTGCGAAATCAATTGCAGAGAATAAAATTAAAAAACAGGGCGAAGAAGTGGTTATCACTTTGGTGAAAAATCCCGATATTGTTGCTAGCGTTGGTGCTTTAACTGAAAACCGCCCTTATGTGGTTGGGTTTGCAGCTGAAACACAGAATGTTGAAGAATATGCTAAGCAAAAGCGCCAGCAAAAACAGCTTGACCTTATTTGTGCGAATGACGTTTCTCTTGCTGACAATGGTTTTAACAGCGATAACAACGCATTACATCTATTTGATGCTGTTGGCGATGTACGCCTTCCACATACGAATAAACTTGAATTAAGCCACTATTTACTTGATGAGATACTGCAACGTTATGAAAAAAATTGA
- a CDS encoding DUF927 domain-containing protein codes for MFFPPMVEISKGGRTDWQKVLAALGSLKETPYEDDAYQLARAWSIAGEAAFDEHTFEHTWDTSRADLTSYKAIFAKADRLGWVNPQKIRPYIELEKVGLYMTDEGLMLNKEEGTGKNKVIVAKRVAAPFSIVGLTRDAYSDNWGKLITFNDRDTIQKQFIVPDEQLHKQGTDIPQRLANLGLWINISQSRALLDYLNVTAAKERITLADTTGWFNAHAFVLPDRTIGPTDDKIMYRLSGRKKTESSQLSQLGTLDEWQKHIAAKCVNNSRLVFAVCVALSAPLLEVLGVDGGVFSLKGPSSKGKSTAQHTAASVWGSGSTNGGYVRSCNTSLVGIEVLATAHNDLPLILDELKAANPKLMGQIAFMLTLGQGKVRGTKDVTLRDTLQWRTLVLASSEDAFENYLKAAGETIAAGQQARFVDIPAIVNSELGVFDDIHTMPSAKAFADSLNALSTQYYGSAGLYWLEKLTHIERSELLPKLDAYLTQFKTSYRPDNASSQLDRVLERFALCAAAGEYATELGVTGWSNGEAINGVGECFNSYVEERGTVGDLESVNGIRQLCAYLSTHREARFRQIGINSSLATFDGYYVRNQTPDASIGDFVDETTNSTNEITDAGGVYWITADAMRDRVLANCNMEMTLAELHKTGALIGVKTGTDKSGEPKLEYNPRARDPIDGRQKRYYRIDETKLDL; via the coding sequence TTGTTTTTCCCGCCAATGGTTGAAATATCAAAAGGTGGGCGCACTGACTGGCAAAAAGTGTTAGCAGCACTCGGTAGCTTAAAAGAAACACCTTATGAAGATGACGCCTATCAATTGGCTCGCGCGTGGTCTATTGCTGGTGAAGCTGCCTTTGATGAACACACATTCGAGCATACTTGGGATACTTCACGCGCGGACTTAACCAGTTATAAAGCGATTTTTGCGAAAGCAGATCGCTTAGGCTGGGTTAATCCGCAAAAAATAAGACCTTACATTGAGCTTGAAAAAGTCGGGTTATATATGACTGATGAAGGTTTAATGTTGAACAAAGAAGAAGGAACCGGAAAAAATAAAGTCATAGTTGCTAAACGTGTTGCGGCTCCGTTCTCGATTGTTGGTTTAACTCGTGATGCATATAGCGATAACTGGGGTAAGTTAATTACGTTTAATGATAGGGATACTATACAAAAGCAATTTATTGTTCCCGATGAACAACTGCATAAACAAGGTACAGACATTCCTCAGCGACTAGCTAACTTAGGCTTGTGGATCAATATTTCACAAAGTAGAGCACTATTAGATTATCTCAATGTTACCGCCGCAAAAGAACGCATTACATTGGCAGATACGACAGGTTGGTTTAATGCTCATGCATTTGTCTTACCTGATAGAACAATTGGCCCTACTGACGATAAAATCATGTACCGCTTATCTGGTAGAAAGAAAACCGAAAGCAGCCAACTGTCTCAATTAGGTACATTAGACGAGTGGCAAAAACACATTGCGGCTAAGTGTGTCAATAACTCTCGATTAGTTTTTGCGGTCTGTGTGGCACTATCTGCGCCATTATTAGAAGTCCTAGGCGTCGATGGGGGTGTCTTTAGTTTAAAAGGCCCATCGTCTAAAGGTAAGAGCACAGCTCAACACACCGCGGCTTCGGTTTGGGGTAGTGGTTCCACAAATGGTGGGTATGTGCGTAGCTGTAATACTTCACTAGTTGGGATTGAAGTTCTGGCCACTGCGCATAATGACCTTCCGCTCATACTGGATGAACTGAAAGCCGCTAATCCTAAATTGATGGGGCAAATTGCATTTATGTTGACGCTTGGACAAGGTAAAGTCCGAGGAACTAAAGATGTTACTTTACGTGATACTCTACAATGGCGAACGCTTGTTTTAGCTTCCAGTGAAGATGCTTTTGAAAACTATCTCAAAGCCGCAGGAGAAACCATTGCAGCGGGTCAACAAGCTCGATTTGTGGATATACCGGCTATTGTTAATAGTGAGTTAGGCGTGTTTGATGATATTCACACAATGCCTTCTGCTAAAGCTTTTGCAGATAGTCTTAACGCCTTATCAACTCAATATTATGGCTCTGCTGGCCTTTATTGGCTTGAGAAGCTTACGCATATTGAGCGTTCGGAGCTATTACCAAAATTAGATGCATATCTAACCCAATTTAAGACCTCGTACCGCCCTGATAATGCAAGTTCTCAACTTGACCGGGTATTAGAGCGTTTTGCGTTATGTGCAGCTGCGGGTGAGTATGCGACGGAGTTAGGCGTAACGGGTTGGAGTAATGGTGAAGCTATTAATGGGGTTGGGGAGTGCTTTAATAGTTACGTTGAGGAACGAGGGACGGTAGGGGACTTAGAAAGTGTCAACGGTATTAGGCAGCTTTGCGCTTACCTAAGTACACACCGCGAAGCACGTTTTAGGCAGATAGGGATCAATTCTTCACTAGCTACCTTTGACGGTTATTATGTTCGCAATCAAACTCCAGATGCTTCAATTGGCGATTTTGTTGATGAAACCACGAATAGCACTAATGAAATCACCGATGCTGGCGGAGTGTATTGGATAACTGCTGATGCAATGCGAGACCGAGTGTTAGCAAACTGCAATATGGAAATGACGCTAGCGGAATTACATAAGACTGGCGCATTAATTGGGGTTAAAACTGGAACAGATAAAAGCGGTGAACCAAAATTAGAATATAATCCTCGTGCCCGTGACCCCATAGATGGTAGGCAAAAGCGTTACTATCGTATTGACGAGACCAAGTTAGATTTATAA